In a single window of the bacterium genome:
- the greA gene encoding transcription elongation factor GreA, translating into MDELYLTTEGLNKLKEELNYLKNVRRGELSKAIGEARDLGDLRENAEYQSAKEEQGRTEAKIRFLEEKISRAKLVENEKFPTDTICIGSKVKLEDLDKNLEQIYTLVSPLETDFNSGKISIKSPVAKGLLGKKVSEVVEINIPAGQLHYKILDISR; encoded by the coding sequence ATGGACGAATTATATTTAACTACCGAAGGACTAAATAAACTAAAAGAAGAATTAAATTATTTAAAGAATGTCAGAAGAGGAGAGCTTTCTAAAGCCATCGGTGAAGCCCGAGACTTAGGGGACCTTCGTGAAAATGCAGAATATCAATCAGCCAAGGAAGAACAAGGACGAACAGAAGCCAAAATTAGATTCCTTGAAGAAAAGATAAGCCGGGCAAAACTTGTAGAAAATGAAAAGTTTCCCACTGATACCATTTGTATTGGTTCTAAAGTAAAATTAGAAGACTTAGATAAAAATTTAGAGCAAATTTATACTTTGGTTAGTCCCTTAGAAACAGATTTTAATTCTGGAAAAATATCAATTAAATCTCCTGTCGCTAAAGGACTATTAGGAAAAAAAGTAAGTGAGGTAGTAGAAATTAATATTCCCGCTGGTCAATTACACTACAAAATATTAGATATCTCTAGATGA
- a CDS encoding alpha/beta hydrolase: protein MSKLKTTLFFLSVALITFFLLIRDSLLAKEIFKLGEEKFAYVGKERIQYFVEGTGKETIVLLHGLGGNDYDWRHLVNKLASQGYRVIFWNMRGVGQSDKPEKEEDYSIYKIADLFHGFMKSINLDKATIVGNSYGGGLAMIFAKEHSQMVEKLILINSLCYNQKPPFYLRFAAFSVIPKIAFAILPKYFLVKYTVRQMVYNKKLITDEDIKIYAQYIKIPKATDALIWTARQILKLKTDDQFFKEKIIKKIRVPTLIIWGDQDSIIPPSFAYQLNEDIKGSKLLMIENCGHVSQIEKPGEVSKAILEFIKD, encoded by the coding sequence ATGAGTAAATTAAAGACCACTTTATTTTTCTTGTCAGTAGCTTTAATAACTTTTTTTTTACTGATTAGAGATTCTTTACTAGCTAAAGAAATTTTTAAATTAGGTGAAGAGAAATTTGCTTATGTAGGTAAGGAAAGAATACAATACTTTGTTGAAGGGACGGGGAAAGAAACTATCGTCTTGCTTCATGGATTAGGAGGCAATGATTATGATTGGAGACATTTAGTAAATAAGTTAGCTTCTCAGGGATATAGAGTTATTTTTTGGAATATGAGGGGAGTGGGCCAGTCAGATAAGCCGGAAAAGGAAGAAGATTATTCCATTTATAAGATAGCTGATCTATTTCACGGATTTATGAAGAGTATTAATTTAGATAAAGCTACTATTGTTGGAAACTCATATGGTGGTGGATTAGCCATGATCTTTGCCAAAGAGCATTCCCAAATGGTGGAAAAACTAATTTTAATTAATTCTTTATGTTATAACCAAAAACCACCTTTTTATCTTAGATTTGCTGCTTTTTCAGTTATTCCTAAGATAGCTTTTGCCATCTTGCCTAAGTATTTTTTAGTAAAATATACAGTCAGGCAAATGGTGTATAATAAAAAACTTATTACCGATGAAGATATTAAAATTTATGCTCAATATATAAAGATTCCAAAAGCTACAGATGCTCTAATTTGGACAGCTCGACAAATCTTAAAACTAAAGACTGATGACCAATTTTTTAAAGAAAAGATAATTAAAAAGATCCGTGTCCCTACTTTAATTATTTGGGGAGATCAAGATAGCATTATTCCTCCTTCTTTTGCTTATCAATTAAATGAAGATATTAAAGGCTCTAAGCTTTTAATGATTGAAAATTGTGGTCATGTCTCTCAAATAGAAAAACCAGGAGAAGTAAGTAAAGCTATTTTAGAGTTTATCAAAGATTAA
- the mobB gene encoding molybdopterin-guanine dinucleotide biosynthesis protein B: MTPVVSIVGQKNSGKTTLIEKVIPELKKRGYRIGTIKHTIHEIKAKDIDRQDKDTYRHQMVGAEIVILSGPNKLMLLNEVKTPLCLDKIRKKYLDEMDLILTEGYKSEDKPKIEVFRQEAAEKEELLSSVEKDNLVAVVSNLKFELNIPFFGLDDYLKVADFLEKRFIKKERSLEIKLTVNQKEIFLKSFISKFLKNSIVGMISSLHSIPENLQEIEVKIKLLKDIPKEK; the protein is encoded by the coding sequence ATGACCCCAGTAGTTTCTATAGTAGGCCAAAAAAATAGTGGCAAGACTACCTTAATAGAAAAAGTGATTCCTGAATTAAAAAAGCGTGGCTATCGGATTGGAACAATTAAGCATACAATCCATGAAATTAAAGCCAAAGATATTGATCGTCAAGACAAGGATACTTATCGACATCAGATGGTTGGTGCAGAAATCGTAATTTTATCGGGACCAAATAAATTAATGCTTCTCAATGAAGTAAAAACTCCTCTTTGTCTTGACAAGATTAGAAAAAAATACTTAGATGAAATGGATCTTATTTTAACCGAAGGTTATAAATCTGAAGATAAACCAAAGATCGAAGTCTTTCGTCAGGAAGCAGCCGAAAAAGAAGAACTATTGTCCTCAGTAGAGAAAGATAATTTGGTAGCAGTGGTAAGTAATCTTAAATTTGAGCTTAACATCCCCTTTTTTGGATTAGATGATTACTTAAAAGTAGCTGACTTTCTCGAAAAAAGATTCATTAAAAAGGAAAGGTCATTAGAGATAAAGCTAACTGTTAATCAGAAAGAAATTTTTCTTAAAAGTTTTATAAGTAAGTTTCTTAAAAATTCTATTGTCGGTATGATTAGTTCCTTGCATAGCATTCCTGAAAACCTCCAAGAGATAGAAGTAAAGATAAAATTACTAAAAGATATCCCCAAGGAGAAATGA
- the nadE gene encoding NAD(+) synthase: MSLADEISQWIKTKVEEAKAKGVVVGLSGGLDSSVVAALVKKALGDNVLGLIMPCQSNPIDEEDALLVVSRLNLKIEKVSLDVTYSKLLETLPFGNKLALANLKPKLLETLPFGNKLALANLKPKLLETLPFGNKLALANLKPRLRMLILYYFANSLNYLVAGTGNKSEIMAGYFTKYGDGGVDILPIGGLLKTEVRALAKEFNLPKKVLEKAPTAGLWPEQTDEDELGLTYHDLDEILKRLESNEITNLPQKLVIKVKKLVEISQHKRMLPLVFKQDLS; encoded by the coding sequence ATGTCTCTGGCAGATGAAATAAGCCAATGGATTAAGACTAAAGTAGAAGAAGCCAAGGCAAAAGGTGTTGTCGTTGGACTTAGTGGTGGCCTCGATTCTTCCGTAGTAGCTGCTTTAGTCAAAAAAGCGCTGGGAGATAATGTCTTAGGGCTAATCATGCCTTGTCAAAGCAACCCCATAGATGAAGAAGATGCTTTACTGGTAGTCTCAAGATTAAATCTTAAGATAGAAAAAGTATCATTAGATGTTACCTACAGTAAGTTATTAGAAACGCTCCCTTTTGGTAATAAGTTAGCCTTGGCTAATTTAAAACCCAAGTTATTAGAAACGCTCCCTTTTGGTAATAAGTTAGCCTTGGCTAATTTAAAGCCCAAGTTATTAGAAACGCTCCCTTTTGGTAATAAGTTAGCCTTGGCTAATTTAAAACCAAGATTAAGAATGCTCATTTTATACTATTTTGCCAATAGTTTAAACTACTTAGTAGCCGGCACCGGCAATAAATCAGAGATTATGGCTGGTTATTTTACTAAGTATGGAGATGGAGGGGTGGACATCTTACCTATTGGAGGATTATTGAAGACAGAGGTAAGAGCCTTAGCCAAGGAATTCAATCTTCCAAAAAAAGTCTTAGAAAAAGCACCTACCGCTGGATTATGGCCAGAACAAACAGATGAAGATGAGTTAGGCCTCACTTATCATGACTTGGATGAAATCTTAAAGAGATTAGAGTCTAATGAAATCACCAATTTACCTCAAAAATTGGTGATTAAAGTTAAAAAATTAGTAGAAATTTCGCAGCATAAGAGAATGTTACCCTTGGTATTTAAACAAGATCTAAGTTAA
- a CDS encoding HD-GYP domain-containing protein, whose protein sequence is MNRFLLADKDEKTRQDLDLTLKEDLKNKLEHHFLEEKDHLYILELLKKREEKARIEEELSLLFNVSKHLTHLYDLSKMYKIVILYLVNQINVKKGLIGTIKEGSKTIDIKSSEGLNNDQLGTAINIKNNSYFNDFILPKILEKRTVLDNQVYRHKDRYFGLAEESVLIVPFRINDREINVLCLFDKIDQVFSAYDLKSVSTVSCLCSISIDKVAHYQELQELFLEVTSALSSAIDTADQYTFGHSSRVAQYAVFIAEKLNFSKEKRDKIYLAGLFHDIGKIGISLEILHKPGNLTAEEFDKVKEHPVKSANILRSIKKLANIIPAIMFHHERFSGGGYPQGLSGEDIPLMARVLCLADAFDAMVSDRPYRKKMSLKEAFSQVEVCSGKQFDPTIAKVFTNFALEVEDLHNSFFSSRDI, encoded by the coding sequence ATGAACAGATTCTTGTTAGCAGATAAAGATGAAAAAACCCGTCAAGATCTGGATTTGACTTTAAAGGAAGACTTAAAGAATAAATTAGAGCACCATTTTCTTGAAGAAAAAGATCATCTTTATATTTTAGAACTGCTTAAAAAAAGAGAAGAGAAGGCAAGGATAGAAGAAGAATTATCATTACTTTTTAATGTAAGCAAGCATCTGACTCACTTATATGATTTAAGTAAGATGTATAAGATAGTAATTTTATACTTAGTTAACCAAATTAATGTTAAAAAAGGCTTAATTGGGACGATCAAGGAAGGAAGTAAAACTATTGACATAAAGAGCAGTGAAGGTCTTAATAATGACCAATTAGGGACAGCTATTAATATCAAGAACAACTCATATTTTAATGACTTTATCCTACCTAAAATATTAGAGAAAAGAACGGTTTTAGATAATCAGGTTTATAGACATAAAGATAGATATTTCGGATTAGCAGAAGAAAGTGTCCTTATTGTTCCTTTTAGAATAAACGATAGAGAAATAAACGTCCTTTGTTTATTTGACAAGATTGACCAAGTATTTAGTGCTTATGATCTAAAGAGTGTATCTACTGTTTCTTGTTTATGTTCAATCTCTATTGATAAAGTTGCTCATTATCAAGAACTCCAAGAGCTATTTCTAGAAGTTACTAGTGCTTTATCTTCAGCCATAGACACTGCAGACCAATATACTTTCGGTCATTCATCTCGGGTTGCTCAATATGCTGTCTTTATAGCTGAGAAACTAAATTTTTCTAAGGAAAAAAGAGACAAAATATATTTAGCTGGACTTTTTCATGATATTGGCAAGATAGGTATATCCTTGGAAATTCTTCACAAGCCAGGAAACTTAACTGCTGAAGAATTTGACAAAGTAAAAGAACATCCGGTCAAGAGCGCTAATATACTAAGATCAATAAAAAAATTAGCTAATATTATTCCAGCCATTATGTTTCATCATGAACGTTTTAGCGGAGGAGGTTATCCTCAAGGTTTAAGTGGTGAAGATATTCCTTTAATGGCGAGAGTCCTTTGCCTGGCTGATGCTTTTGATGCGATGGTCAGTGATCGTCCTTATCGGAAAAAGATGAGTCTAAAAGAGGCCTTCTCTCAGGTAGAGGTTTGCTCCGGAAAACAGTTTGATCCTACAATCGCTAAGGTCTTTACTAATTTTGCTTTGGAAGTAGAGGACTTGCATAACTCTTTTTTCTCATCTAGAGATATCTAA
- the rsmD gene encoding 16S rRNA (guanine(966)-N(2))-methyltransferase RsmD, with amino-acid sequence MLRVISGIARGSKLKNVNLSSTRPIQDRVKESLFNILKDNLEDSLFLDLFAGTGSVGVEALSQGCQKAIFVENNYQAIEVIKFNLKKTNFILKSQVIDQDVFKAIKMLHQQKQVFDFIFVGPPQFKDLLSKTLLSLKEYPLYIPSTTIIIGQAHPKEELKEIPSFRLQEKRRYGNTVLLFYKVDP; translated from the coding sequence ATGTTACGAGTAATTTCTGGAATTGCCAGAGGAAGTAAGCTTAAGAACGTAAATCTTTCTTCTACTCGACCTATTCAGGATCGAGTAAAAGAGTCGTTATTTAATATCTTAAAAGATAACCTTGAAGATTCTCTCTTTTTAGATTTATTTGCTGGCACTGGAAGTGTAGGAGTTGAAGCTTTAAGTCAAGGTTGCCAAAAAGCCATCTTTGTAGAAAATAATTACCAAGCGATAGAAGTAATAAAATTTAACCTAAAAAAAACAAATTTTATCCTTAAGTCTCAAGTCATAGACCAAGATGTTTTTAAGGCGATAAAGATGCTTCACCAGCAAAAACAAGTATTTGACTTTATCTTTGTAGGACCTCCTCAATTTAAGGATCTTTTAAGTAAAACCTTACTAAGTTTAAAAGAATATCCTTTGTATATTCCCTCTACGACCATAATTATTGGCCAAGCTCACCCTAAAGAAGAGCTTAAAGAGATTCCTTCCTTTAGATTACAAGAAAAAAGAAGATATGGAAATACAGTCCTCTTATTTTATAAAGTTGATCCTTAA
- a CDS encoding molybdopterin molybdotransferase MoeA: MISPDEALKIILQSVKASEETEEVSIIEAFGRTLGKEIYAKIDLPLFDNSAMDGYALKAIDTQGASPEVSVILEVIEEVPAGYFPTQKISPGQATKIMTGAPIPEGADTVLMKEFTEIKGNQIKVFKEAKVGENIRHRGEDVRIGQLVLEKGKLINPSVVGMLATLGKDKVRVVKRPTIAVLATGDELTKIDEILLPGKIHDSNSYALLSLIQKHGGVAKLLGIAKDNLDQIKEKIKEGFNYDFLVISGGVSVGDYDLVHQALEDLGVEIKFSQVAIKPGKPLTFGLLKDKLVFGLPGNVVSVIVCFEKFIRPVILKMLNQKDLKLPMVTAELKTAIEKKGNRRYFFMAKVTWENGKYWALPTRSQSSGSLRSMIMANGLIIVPESVKKIPAQDMVLVEMLEFPSFLPA, translated from the coding sequence ATGATTTCGCCAGATGAAGCTTTGAAAATTATCCTTCAATCAGTCAAGGCAAGTGAAGAAACAGAAGAAGTCTCTATCATAGAAGCTTTTGGCCGAACATTGGGAAAAGAGATTTATGCCAAGATAGATCTACCCTTATTTGATAATTCAGCTATGGATGGATATGCTTTAAAGGCCATTGATACTCAAGGAGCATCACCAGAGGTATCAGTAATTTTAGAAGTAATTGAAGAGGTGCCCGCTGGATATTTCCCGACTCAAAAGATTAGTCCAGGCCAAGCCACTAAGATTATGACTGGCGCCCCTATTCCAGAAGGAGCAGATACGGTCTTAATGAAAGAGTTCACCGAGATTAAAGGCAATCAGATCAAGGTATTCAAAGAGGCAAAAGTTGGGGAAAATATTCGCCATCGAGGCGAAGATGTCCGGATTGGTCAGTTAGTTCTTGAAAAAGGTAAGTTAATTAACCCATCGGTGGTGGGGATGTTAGCTACATTAGGTAAAGACAAAGTCAGAGTAGTAAAAAGACCCACCATTGCTGTATTAGCTACCGGTGATGAGTTAACAAAAATTGACGAAATACTCCTCCCGGGCAAGATTCACGATAGCAATTCTTATGCCTTGTTATCTTTGATCCAAAAACATGGTGGAGTAGCTAAACTTCTTGGCATTGCAAAAGATAACTTAGATCAAATTAAGGAAAAGATAAAAGAAGGCTTTAATTACGATTTCCTGGTAATCTCTGGTGGGGTCTCCGTAGGTGATTATGATTTAGTTCATCAAGCTCTGGAGGACTTAGGGGTAGAGATAAAGTTTTCTCAAGTAGCGATAAAGCCCGGCAAGCCTTTGACCTTTGGCTTATTAAAAGATAAATTAGTCTTTGGTTTGCCTGGTAATGTGGTTTCGGTAATCGTTTGTTTTGAAAAGTTTATTCGGCCAGTAATTTTAAAGATGCTAAACCAGAAAGATTTAAAATTGCCAATGGTCACTGCTGAATTAAAGACAGCTATTGAAAAAAAAGGTAATCGACGTTATTTTTTTATGGCCAAAGTAACCTGGGAAAACGGAAAGTACTGGGCATTACCAACCAGATCTCAAAGTTCAGGTTCTCTAAGGTCAATGATTATGGCTAATGGACTTATTATTGTTCCAGAATCGGTAAAAAAGATTCCCGCCCAAGATATGGTTCTGGTAGAAATGTTGGAATTTCCATCCTTCTTGCCAGCCTGA